One part of the Mesomycoplasma conjunctivae genome encodes these proteins:
- a CDS encoding P68 family surface lipoprotein, which produces MKLKKSHLKSSLLLGVPVAGLLLSSCGVSRFEAVEDHELKIQVTFAEHEDRYKALKQVVDIWNELPEVKNDSNNKYLPIKLDRYLGNYTEMQSDLAKLLVTKDRNKLPNLIFNYPTTAALAFSYDMGLRFDDNPELKEAIQQTYPSNFLELNSQITGVDPNGIYTIPVVKSTRTIVASGPVINYIIEQATANGATIKAEDKAFFDTNFKKSDTDAEQIKKLWGKITKIPQDQGGFEGYEFTSDIFKYNYKLFDFALRVKKSFSKISSRGGKDSAQFVMGVDDSANLFYLSNFAKAGGKFDDFLFGLKKDGSQIDYSTLFKDKNSSRYKNAKDVFEHIKPLIETDTLFYSGRIGGDLNSNTLLNNHQLAFAIQTSSNYPKRFVANDKITTSLEISVDNTTSPIIANSKDQVYKLSKASQTNSTNILVNLDSVLVTNKQIQIITTKKPEGDNSENIYLDPQDEKDSKTIENIKKFIENKQDGNLGYLVTGKAISRTFKKVKDKSVIVSASGGSDSKDLYLIDSSKASITTRGGSETLNENEVVFLPEPIKNDPSEPKSTITYQGPDLIGIHANAEEDEAVKVFSKWLITASQTFNYKENDQEKSFTGTPSEYIAFRGFYLAPTIKNFQSDPSDKTKFPQNPLYKQLFTSFQNAYKNKEDFAIYFDPIDNNSGVFRTKISDTITQAGKQILDNEKIDFDKFLELLKRNVGSILQE; this is translated from the coding sequence ATGAAACTAAAAAAATCACATCTTAAAAGTTCCTTGCTATTAGGTGTTCCAGTAGCAGGTTTATTACTTTCATCTTGTGGTGTTTCCCGTTTTGAGGCAGTGGAAGATCATGAATTGAAAATTCAGGTTACCTTTGCTGAACATGAAGATCGTTACAAAGCTTTAAAACAAGTGGTAGATATCTGGAATGAATTGCCAGAAGTTAAAAATGATTCAAACAATAAATATTTACCTATTAAACTTGATAGATATCTAGGTAACTATACAGAAATGCAAAGTGATTTAGCAAAATTATTAGTTACTAAAGATAGAAATAAATTACCTAATTTAATTTTTAACTATCCAACAACAGCTGCGTTGGCTTTTAGTTATGATATGGGATTAAGATTTGATGATAATCCTGAATTAAAAGAGGCTATCCAACAAACTTACCCTTCTAATTTTTTAGAGCTTAATTCACAGATTACAGGCGTTGATCCTAATGGAATTTATACAATTCCTGTTGTTAAATCAACAAGAACCATAGTTGCTAGCGGTCCAGTTATTAATTATATAATTGAACAAGCAACTGCAAACGGTGCAACAATTAAAGCCGAAGACAAAGCTTTTTTTGATACTAATTTTAAAAAATCTGATACAGATGCAGAACAAATCAAAAAACTTTGAGGTAAAATAACTAAAATACCTCAAGACCAAGGTGGTTTTGAAGGTTATGAGTTTACCTCTGATATTTTTAAATATAACTATAAATTATTTGATTTTGCATTAAGAGTTAAAAAGAGCTTTTCTAAAATAAGTAGTAGAGGTGGAAAAGATTCAGCTCAATTTGTAATGGGAGTTGATGATTCAGCAAACTTATTTTATTTAAGTAATTTTGCAAAAGCCGGAGGAAAATTTGATGACTTCCTTTTTGGACTAAAAAAAGATGGCTCACAAATCGATTATTCAACACTTTTTAAAGACAAAAATTCATCTCGCTACAAAAACGCTAAAGATGTTTTTGAACATATCAAGCCTTTAATTGAAACTGATACTTTATTTTATAGTGGTCGAATTGGTGGTGATTTAAATTCAAACACCTTACTTAACAATCACCAATTAGCATTTGCTATTCAAACATCCTCTAATTATCCAAAACGTTTTGTTGCAAACGATAAAATTACTACTAGTCTAGAAATTTCAGTTGATAATACTACTTCACCAATAATTGCCAACTCTAAAGATCAAGTATACAAACTTTCAAAAGCAAGTCAAACAAACTCTACTAATATTTTAGTTAATTTAGACAGTGTTCTTGTTACTAACAAACAAATTCAAATTATCACTACTAAAAAACCAGAAGGTGATAATAGTGAAAACATTTATTTAGATCCTCAGGACGAAAAAGATAGCAAAACTATTGAAAATATAAAAAAATTTATCGAAAACAAACAAGACGGCAATCTTGGATATCTAGTTACTGGAAAAGCTATTTCTAGAACATTTAAAAAAGTTAAAGACAAAAGTGTTATAGTCTCAGCTTCTGGTGGTTCAGATAGTAAAGACTTATATCTAATAGATAGTTCCAAGGCTTCTATAACCACAAGAGGTGGTTCCGAAACTTTAAATGAAAATGAAGTTGTATTTTTACCAGAACCTATCAAAAACGATCCTAGTGAACCAAAAAGCACTATCACTTATCAAGGACCAGATCTAATTGGAATTCATGCTAATGCTGAAGAAGATGAAGCAGTCAAAGTATTTTCTAAATGACTTATTACAGCCAGTCAAACTTTTAATTACAAAGAAAATGATCAAGAAAAAAGTTTTACAGGAACCCCATCAGAATACATAGCTTTTCGTGGTTTTTATCTAGCACCTACCATTAAAAATTTCCAATCAGATCCATCAGATAAAACTAAGTTTCCACAAAACCCATTATACAAACAATTATTTACTTCATTTCAAAATGCGTATAAAAATAAAGAAGATTTTGCAATTTATTTCGACCCTATTGATAATAATTCTGGTGTCTTTCGAACAAAAATATCAGACACAATCACTCAGGCAGGTAAACAAATTTTAGATAATGAAAAAATTGATTTTGATAAATTCTTAGAATTGCTTAAAAGAAATGTAGGTTCTATCTTACAAGAGTAG
- a CDS encoding P68 family surface lipoprotein, whose amino-acid sequence MTKKISKLTKKTLFTTFSLAPLLTLASCQVVTRFDQVEDNVIKLGHIFTPSKTDSRFFALEKIMHKWNNLDDVKNGTTSKLELSHFSGNYEGMIRNLSVLLETKDRQKSINLALNYPSLAALLNRYDMLLNFADNQDLKTTINETFVDEFLVENKNIVGLDDKGIWTIPVTKASKTLIINKPLLSYIVTSALESADSKSTIKGEDKKFFENLDKTKTDVDFIKKVWGDYQKLPLDQGGLDGYEFSKEKLENYKDLFDLSIRIKKSFPDANKKDKQANLRAQWPIGFNDGVSVWFASNFAEANGNYNDFIFHNSEKDGNIFEYTLDQSPDSKGYQIAKKTYEQFNELQQNDAAAYFGPVTRDTAQATDWLVRHQMVFAITSTTSYRRKFLPEGQYFFNIYEKEKSFSLPISSTTQLWNISKPTDKKDENVIAQISQVISNDKSFVIVGVKPTKNDKNPDNNIYLDPKKDGSIIENIKKVLNDNQDGGFLTSDRTLISLGSEGFDKTDFYQKLYKNEDESKKDTNKNTKSKQSKYVFIKKTGNINVKNIGGEETLNKNEVLFLQEPVKNEISNTKKTITYQGPSLIGMHANKQENESSYKFVKWFISSQESFEYEDSKGKKHIFNGTPNEFLAFQSNYLVPSKSTFSSDIKDATKFPQNPLFELIYNNFKTVSQNPNEYALFSEPTSQDSSFFRSAVRNSLAQIDSLIRQNESENKATKKINFEEFIKGIKKNIINK is encoded by the coding sequence ATGACAAAAAAGATTAGTAAATTAACAAAAAAAACTCTATTTACCACATTTTCATTAGCGCCCTTATTGACTTTAGCATCATGTCAAGTAGTTACACGTTTTGACCAAGTTGAAGATAATGTTATTAAATTAGGACATATTTTTACACCAAGTAAAACAGATTCAAGATTTTTTGCTTTGGAAAAAATTATGCACAAATGAAATAACTTAGATGATGTTAAAAACGGAACAACTTCCAAATTAGAATTGTCACATTTTTCTGGAAACTATGAAGGCATGATTAGAAATCTGAGCGTTCTTTTAGAAACAAAAGATAGACAAAAATCAATTAATTTAGCTCTTAATTATCCTTCACTTGCTGCACTTTTAAATCGATATGATATGTTATTAAATTTCGCTGATAACCAAGATTTAAAAACAACAATAAATGAAACTTTTGTTGACGAATTTTTAGTTGAAAATAAAAATATTGTCGGCTTAGATGATAAAGGAATTTGAACAATCCCGGTAACTAAAGCTAGCAAAACTTTAATTATTAACAAACCACTTTTAAGTTACATAGTAACATCAGCTTTAGAATCTGCAGATTCCAAATCTACTATAAAAGGTGAGGATAAAAAGTTTTTTGAAAATTTAGATAAAACAAAAACAGATGTTGATTTTATTAAAAAAGTTTGGGGTGACTATCAAAAATTACCACTTGATCAAGGCGGTTTAGATGGTTATGAATTTAGCAAAGAAAAGTTAGAAAATTACAAAGATTTATTTGATTTATCAATTAGAATTAAAAAATCTTTTCCAGATGCTAATAAAAAAGATAAACAAGCTAATTTAAGAGCCCAATGACCAATTGGCTTTAACGATGGAGTTAGTGTTTGATTTGCTTCTAATTTTGCAGAAGCAAATGGGAATTACAATGATTTTATTTTTCATAATAGTGAAAAAGATGGAAATATTTTTGAATACACTTTAGATCAATCTCCTGATAGTAAAGGTTATCAAATTGCTAAAAAAACATATGAGCAATTTAATGAATTACAGCAAAATGATGCAGCAGCTTATTTTGGTCCAGTAACCAGAGATACTGCACAAGCCACTGATTGATTGGTAAGACACCAAATGGTTTTTGCCATCACTTCTACAACATCATATAGGCGTAAATTCTTACCTGAAGGTCAATATTTTTTCAATATTTATGAAAAAGAAAAAAGTTTTAGCTTACCAATTTCAAGCACAACTCAACTTTGAAATATTAGTAAACCAACTGATAAAAAAGATGAAAATGTGATAGCTCAAATTAGTCAAGTTATAAGCAATGACAAATCTTTTGTTATTGTAGGTGTTAAGCCTACTAAAAACGACAAAAATCCAGACAACAATATTTATTTAGATCCAAAAAAAGATGGATCAATTATTGAAAATATTAAAAAAGTTTTAAATGATAATCAAGATGGTGGTTTTTTAACCTCTGATAGAACTTTAATCTCTCTTGGTTCAGAAGGTTTTGATAAAACTGATTTTTACCAAAAACTCTATAAAAATGAAGACGAAAGCAAAAAAGATACAAACAAAAATACTAAGTCTAAACAAAGTAAATATGTATTTATTAAAAAAACAGGCAATATCAATGTAAAAAACATTGGTGGTGAAGAAACACTTAATAAAAATGAGGTTTTATTTCTACAAGAACCTGTTAAAAATGAGATTTCTAATACTAAAAAAACCATAACTTACCAAGGTCCTTCTTTAATTGGCATGCATGCAAATAAACAAGAAAATGAATCTAGTTATAAATTTGTGAAGTGATTTATTTCATCTCAAGAGAGTTTTGAATATGAAGATTCTAAGGGAAAAAAACACATATTTAATGGAACACCAAATGAATTTTTAGCTTTTCAAAGTAATTATCTTGTACCTTCAAAATCAACATTTAGTTCCGATATAAAAGATGCAACTAAATTCCCTCAAAACCCTCTTTTTGAACTAATTTACAACAATTTTAAAACGGTTAGCCAAAACCCAAATGAATATGCTTTATTTTCTGAACCAACTAGTCAAGATAGTTCATTTTTCCGTTCGGCGGTTCGTAACAGTTTAGCACAAATTGATTCATTAATAAGGCAAAATGAAAGTGAAAATAAAGCTACTAAAAAAATTAATTTTGAAGAATTTATAAAAGGTATAAAGAAAAACATTATAAATAAATAA
- a CDS encoding P68 family surface lipoprotein, translating into MKTKFNKTKLLAISSTLGLGVAAFVSCGVSGGVSSSRYDTAKDGKIVFGHSFSSTGNEAKVIDAIVKAWNEQAKDLPGHLPMEISPFSGSYNGAASQINTYLESRDKNKLPNIITNYPSFLAIVNKYDMTLPFVSDFESQTTSSSESEVVKNAEDSVRKFLKEKTAPTFLDINKEIPLLDPKGIYSIPFAKSTEILSINQMVLGYIIDQATKSTTNPATIAEDSKEFFGKMTALINNEQKKADLEEVKKIWKEYSPSEQGLSGYVFKRETFNNYTDLFDLARRIKVAFPKSTEGNDLTKAKAVFGIDTSPNAIFELVSSVNNGDKSKNISVLNRDIQQVDYTSYFNDKNSDRYKSFKLAYDLLKSGIKDKSTYYSASGEFNSSFFKNHQEVFSTGSSAGYFHNFFEKNNKKTTLTFKDKSGAEKSVNIDKPQFSVTIDKNTTFEKEEKGSRYKFKSPSSGIRFSKKTKEKVEEFIKTLKDDEKTFLFTSEELIKGIDPEVVQNLDNDTKFKPFVVKVSNFVSVATQDANSQLNEDELLVISAPTQYANDSKYSKSVISQGPDLIGIHANKEEDEATKVFVNWFLTAQVQYPASLSKNEKKTKTMTGIDFWTQNTSYITPFKETFENTKFATDRNLGKRVSWEQFKKFFGQNESNYNLIYDAADSQSASFRSGLRSAFDSVQSRAIQGEDVDFDGFLRILKTNLGPSFS; encoded by the coding sequence ATGAAAACAAAATTTAATAAGACAAAATTATTAGCAATTTCATCAACATTAGGTCTTGGTGTTGCTGCTTTTGTATCTTGTGGAGTTTCTGGTGGAGTTTCATCTTCGCGTTATGATACAGCTAAAGATGGAAAAATAGTTTTTGGTCATAGTTTTAGTTCAACAGGAAACGAAGCAAAAGTAATTGATGCAATAGTTAAAGCTTGAAATGAACAAGCTAAAGATCTTCCTGGTCATTTACCTATGGAAATTAGCCCTTTTAGTGGTAGTTATAATGGTGCAGCTAGTCAAATTAACACATATTTAGAATCTAGGGATAAAAATAAATTACCAAATATTATTACTAACTATCCTTCATTTTTAGCTATTGTTAATAAATATGACATGACTTTACCTTTTGTTAGCGATTTTGAAAGTCAGACAACAAGCTCTAGTGAATCAGAAGTTGTAAAAAATGCAGAAGATTCAGTTCGCAAATTTTTAAAAGAAAAAACCGCTCCCACCTTTTTAGACATCAACAAAGAAATACCACTTTTAGATCCAAAAGGAATATATTCAATACCTTTTGCAAAATCAACTGAAATTTTATCAATTAACCAAATGGTTTTAGGTTATATTATTGATCAAGCAACTAAAAGTACTACTAATCCAGCAACAATTGCTGAAGATTCAAAAGAATTTTTTGGGAAAATGACCGCTTTAATTAATAATGAACAGAAAAAAGCTGATTTAGAAGAAGTTAAAAAAATCTGAAAAGAATATTCACCATCAGAACAAGGTCTTTCAGGTTATGTTTTCAAAAGAGAAACATTTAATAATTATACTGACCTTTTTGATTTAGCAAGAAGAATTAAAGTTGCCTTCCCAAAATCAACTGAAGGAAATGATTTAACAAAAGCTAAAGCTGTTTTTGGTATTGATACCTCACCAAATGCTATTTTTGAACTTGTTTCATCAGTAAATAATGGTGATAAATCAAAAAATATTAGTGTTTTAAATAGAGACATTCAGCAAGTTGATTATACTTCTTATTTCAATGATAAAAATTCTGACCGTTATAAATCATTTAAGTTAGCATATGATTTATTAAAATCAGGAATTAAGGATAAAAGTACATATTATTCAGCTTCAGGAGAATTTAATTCATCATTTTTCAAAAATCACCAGGAAGTTTTCTCCACTGGATCATCTGCTGGTTACTTCCACAATTTCTTTGAAAAAAATAATAAAAAAACTACTTTAACTTTTAAAGATAAAAGTGGTGCAGAAAAATCTGTTAATATTGATAAACCACAATTTAGTGTTACTATTGATAAAAACACAACTTTTGAAAAGGAAGAAAAAGGTTCAAGATATAAATTTAAATCACCATCAAGTGGAATTAGATTTTCTAAAAAAACCAAAGAAAAAGTTGAAGAATTTATTAAAACTTTAAAAGACGACGAAAAAACCTTCTTATTTACATCAGAAGAACTTATAAAAGGGATTGATCCAGAAGTTGTACAAAATTTAGATAATGATACTAAATTCAAACCTTTTGTAGTTAAAGTTAGCAATTTTGTTTCTGTTGCAACCCAAGATGCTAATAGCCAGTTAAATGAAGATGAATTATTAGTAATTTCTGCACCAACTCAATACGCAAATGATTCAAAGTATTCAAAAAGCGTTATTTCTCAAGGTCCAGATTTAATCGGAATTCATGCTAACAAAGAAGAAGATGAAGCTACAAAAGTATTTGTTAATTGATTCCTAACTGCACAAGTTCAATATCCAGCTAGTTTATCAAAAAATGAAAAAAAGACAAAAACTATGACAGGTATTGATTTTTGAACACAAAACACTTCATATATAACTCCTTTTAAGGAAACTTTTGAAAACACTAAATTTGCAACTGACAGAAATTTAGGAAAACGTGTTTCTTGAGAACAATTTAAAAAATTCTTTGGTCAAAATGAAAGTAATTATAATTTAATTTATGATGCTGCCGATTCGCAATCAGCAAGTTTTAGATCAGGATTGAGATCTGCTTTTGATTCAGTTCAAAGTCGAGCAATTCAAGGGGAAGATGTTGATTTTGATGGATTTTTAAGAATTTTAAAAACAAACCTAGGACCATCCTTTTCTTAA
- a CDS encoding thermonuclease family protein — MIKKLKVFILPIISFAGFTSFIACSPNLTNNNFSNSAKYYPIEQFDKSPFEDIQNQNSSYYKEIQKFLNQNYQWTQEDKIKYQREILPDEKYFESLEATLTKWFDGDTAEVKTKSNRFPEPIRIRFESIDTAETGSQKTGKYVETTGLEKKYAEQAKIFGKALLPEGSVVHLVFKKPDPARSFNRYVGNIYFGHDGFYKNYNVEIAKAGLAVPILSNISDVTDPTKIYYYSSIKQSAALIDAVKKGYGFFQEKHDNSPESINNLISSIYETRGSSNVASFLGLEKDKNNNVFDRYEFALSIQKGK; from the coding sequence ATGATTAAAAAGTTAAAAGTTTTCATACTCCCGATCATTTCTTTTGCTGGTTTTACTTCCTTTATTGCGTGTTCACCAAATTTAACAAATAATAATTTTTCAAATTCTGCCAAATATTATCCAATTGAACAATTTGATAAATCTCCTTTCGAAGACATACAAAATCAAAATAGTTCTTATTATAAAGAAATTCAAAAATTTTTAAATCAGAATTATCAATGAACTCAAGAAGATAAAATAAAATATCAACGGGAAATACTTCCAGATGAAAAATATTTTGAATCACTTGAAGCTACTCTTACAAAATGATTTGACGGTGATACAGCTGAAGTTAAAACTAAAAGCAATAGATTTCCAGAACCAATTAGAATTCGTTTTGAAAGTATTGACACAGCTGAAACTGGAAGTCAAAAAACTGGAAAATATGTAGAAACAACTGGACTTGAAAAGAAATATGCAGAGCAAGCCAAAATTTTTGGTAAAGCATTATTACCAGAAGGTTCAGTCGTGCACCTTGTATTTAAAAAACCTGACCCAGCAAGATCTTTTAATAGATATGTTGGAAATATATATTTTGGACATGACGGTTTTTACAAGAACTACAATGTTGAAATTGCAAAAGCTGGACTTGCTGTCCCTATTCTCTCAAATATATCTGATGTAACAGATCCAACAAAAATTTATTATTATTCATCTATAAAACAATCAGCTGCACTAATTGATGCTGTTAAAAAAGGTTATGGATTTTTCCAAGAAAAACATGATAATTCACCTGAATCAATAAACAATCTTATTTCTTCAATTTATGAGACTCGTGGATCTTCCAATGTTGCTAGTTTTCTAGGACTAGAAAAGGATAAAAATAATAATGTTTTTGATAGATATGAGTTTGCACTTTCAATACAAAAAGGAAAATAA
- a CDS encoding ATP-binding cassette domain-containing protein has protein sequence MNTQDKHNNLAKEIQELKIAADNHYKTKSSIPAIEIKDLKIDFGETLAVDQANLKVYKGELVTLLGPSGSGKTTILNAIAGLLTPTSGQIIFNGEEVTKKTPQQRKIGLVFQNYALYPHLNVYDNIAFPLTNDKKWKQKVFEKSLLARVNANSIVFSKNGASEEEIKTYKSHLYNYIDVYKQQERIYNEKHNSLYQKLNQLKTDYELIDAHKQAEINKKTNEFLKYGKTASVFSMFIKKIQDATKGIHHSGAACPVVNAKTLNKNYKEEISQIKKKAKKAKELQKSLIQAEQERIKNSHEFAQLSKIKEGIQTYKKATYKIFSDFEVSLTQRYSLNTKSLTPEELVEYEEFKKQILTEKQAINNQVLKTAEKVEITKNLTKKPTKLSGGQQQRVAIARGIVRHPDILLMDEPLSNLDAKLRIQTRQWIRKIQTDIGITTVFVTHDQEEAMSISDRIVCMSTGYIQQIGSPLELYNTPKNEFVATFLGVPEMNIFTANYDIENARIVANNRLIMENFKNYNKQQIRVGIRAEHIQELPSGNMIGNIKSLEYLGKDILAKVELEDFGTINTFLRSKSSYEIGETVRLYFDPSKLHLFDIDTKERI, from the coding sequence ATGAATACTCAAGATAAACATAATAATTTAGCAAAAGAAATTCAAGAGCTAAAAATAGCTGCTGATAATCATTATAAAACTAAATCATCTATCCCAGCTATTGAGATTAAGGATTTAAAAATCGATTTTGGTGAAACTTTAGCAGTTGACCAAGCCAATTTAAAGGTTTATAAAGGTGAATTAGTAACCCTACTTGGTCCATCAGGATCTGGAAAGACAACTATTCTAAATGCGATTGCTGGACTTCTAACACCAACTTCAGGGCAAATCATTTTTAATGGTGAAGAGGTAACTAAAAAAACACCTCAACAAAGAAAAATAGGTTTAGTTTTTCAAAACTATGCACTGTATCCTCACCTAAATGTCTATGATAATATTGCTTTTCCACTAACAAATGATAAAAAATGAAAACAAAAAGTTTTTGAAAAATCACTTTTGGCAAGAGTAAATGCAAATTCAATTGTCTTTTCAAAAAATGGGGCATCTGAAGAAGAAATAAAAACATATAAATCACATTTATATAACTACATTGATGTTTATAAACAGCAAGAGCGCATTTATAACGAAAAACACAATAGTTTATATCAAAAATTAAATCAATTAAAAACAGATTATGAGTTGATTGATGCTCACAAACAAGCAGAAATTAACAAGAAAACTAATGAATTTTTAAAATATGGAAAAACAGCTTCAGTTTTTTCAATGTTTATTAAAAAAATTCAAGATGCTACTAAAGGAATTCACCACAGTGGAGCTGCTTGTCCTGTAGTAAATGCGAAAACCTTAAACAAGAATTATAAAGAAGAAATTTCACAAATTAAAAAGAAAGCTAAAAAAGCAAAAGAACTACAAAAAAGTTTGATTCAAGCAGAACAAGAGCGAATCAAAAATTCTCATGAATTTGCTCAACTTTCTAAGATAAAAGAAGGTATTCAAACTTATAAAAAAGCAACTTATAAAATTTTTTCAGATTTTGAAGTCTCCTTAACACAACGTTATTCTTTAAATACAAAGAGTTTAACTCCTGAAGAATTAGTAGAATATGAAGAATTTAAAAAGCAAATTCTCACTGAAAAACAAGCTATTAATAATCAAGTTTTAAAAACTGCTGAAAAAGTAGAAATTACTAAAAACTTAACAAAAAAACCAACTAAATTATCTGGAGGTCAACAACAAAGAGTTGCTATTGCGCGCGGTATTGTAAGACACCCTGATATACTACTTATGGATGAACCTCTTTCCAACTTGGATGCCAAATTAAGAATTCAAACTAGACAATGAATTCGTAAAATTCAAACAGATATTGGAATTACAACTGTTTTTGTTACTCATGATCAAGAAGAAGCGATGTCCATTTCTGACAGAATTGTTTGCATGTCAACAGGTTATATTCAACAAATTGGTAGTCCACTTGAGTTATACAATACACCAAAAAATGAATTTGTGGCAACTTTTTTAGGTGTGCCAGAAATGAACATTTTTACAGCAAATTATGATATCGAAAATGCACGAATTGTGGCTAACAATAGATTAATTATGGAAAATTTTAAAAATTATAATAAGCAACAAATTCGTGTGGGAATTCGTGCTGAGCATATTCAAGAACTACCTAGTGGAAATATGATAGGAAATATTAAATCGTTAGAATATCTAGGAAAAGATATTTTAGCTAAAGTAGAACTTGAAGACTTTGGAACTATTAATACCTTTTTAAGATCAAAATCTTCATATGAAATTGGTGAGACAGTAAGACTTTATTTTGATCCATCAAAATTACATTTATTTGACATTGATACAAAAGAGAGAATCTAA
- a CDS encoding carbohydrate ABC transporter permease, whose amino-acid sequence MNLISNWLYLRRIKKKNIDLGILDKKTKFWKPFLLLLPSILVILIFTFLPFIFSVTKSFSVQINPNRASSIKFGFNNFTRVLYDENFQIAVRNSAIYALVALPITLVISLIIASTLASLHRKYARGFWQTVFFLPYVTSGIAVSVAFAFIFDSENGFINSIFNINVRWLNSGRNNSFLALLVILASGVWRNLAFEVLILTTAMVSVNPVLYKAAAIDGASKTTQFFRITLPSVSKTINFLITIGIISGIKVFPIGIFPDTSNATLNGGQTMLLFIYREVSESRFALAGSATIYLFIFGVALSIVVKKGLNSITWLWAYMGERNVYNKIKNTKTF is encoded by the coding sequence ATGAATTTAATTTCAAATTGACTATATTTAAGACGTATAAAAAAGAAGAATATTGATTTAGGTATTTTAGATAAAAAAACAAAATTTTGAAAACCTTTTTTGCTTCTTTTGCCTTCAATTTTAGTTATTCTTATTTTTACTTTCTTACCTTTTATTTTCTCAGTTACAAAATCTTTTAGCGTTCAAATCAATCCGAATCGTGCATCTTCAATTAAATTTGGATTTAATAACTTTACTAGAGTTTTGTATGACGAAAATTTCCAAATTGCTGTTCGAAATTCAGCAATTTATGCATTAGTTGCTTTGCCAATTACTTTAGTTATTAGTTTAATAATTGCATCAACATTAGCATCACTTCATCGTAAATATGCTCGTGGTTTTTGACAAACAGTTTTCTTTTTACCATATGTAACTTCAGGAATTGCAGTCTCAGTGGCCTTTGCATTTATTTTTGATTCTGAAAATGGGTTTATAAATTCGATTTTTAACATCAATGTTCGATGATTGAATAGTGGAAGAAACAATAGTTTTTTAGCACTTTTAGTTATTCTAGCCTCAGGTGTTTGAAGAAATTTAGCTTTTGAAGTTTTAATCTTAACAACTGCTATGGTTTCTGTAAATCCTGTTTTATATAAAGCAGCGGCAATTGATGGCGCTTCTAAGACAACTCAATTTTTTAGAATCACACTGCCTTCAGTTTCCAAAACAATCAACTTCTTAATAACAATTGGAATAATTTCTGGAATTAAAGTCTTTCCAATTGGGATTTTCCCAGATACTTCCAACGCTACTTTAAATGGGGGTCAAACAATGTTATTATTTATTTATAGAGAGGTTTCTGAATCTCGATTTGCACTAGCCGGATCTGCAACCATCTACCTATTTATTTTTGGTGTAGCACTTTCAATTGTTGTTAAAAAAGGTCTTAATTCAATTACTTGATTATGAGCTTATATGGGAGAAAGAAATGTTTATAACAAAATTAAAAATACGAAAACATTTTAG